Proteins from a genomic interval of Danio rerio strain Tuebingen ecotype United States chromosome 4, GRCz12tu, whole genome shotgun sequence:
- the LOC101887036 gene encoding uncharacterized protein isoform X2 produces the protein MYHTESDRIEENEGSKEEKHHVKTEEKNIFLKRNNKNRFTCTQCGKSLSNKSKLKIHMMIHTGEKPFTCTQCGKSFSRSSHLNQHMMIHTREKPFTCTQCGKSFDCSSHLNRHMRIHTGEKPFPCTQCGKSFYCSFSLNRHMRIHTGEKPFTCTQCRKSFYCSFSLNRHMRIHTGEKPFACTQCGKSFTCSSHLNQHMMIHTGEKPFTCTQCGKSFSQSSSLNQHVRIHTGEKPFTCTQCGKSFYRSFFLNQHMRIHTGEKPFACTQCGKSFSLSTSLNYHMKIHTEERPFTCTQCGKSFIRSSYLNLHMRIHTGEKPFTCSQCGRSFIQSSHLNQHMRIHTGEKPFACTQCGKSFSLSTSLNYHTRIHTEDRPFTCTRCGKSFTRSSHLNQHMKKNHSNALSVGSVFTAHSPLVDT, from the exons ATGTATCACACTGAATCAG accgcattgaagagaatgaggggagtaaagaggagaaacatcatgtcaaaactgaggaaaaaaatatttttttgaaaaggaataacaagaatcgtttcacctgtactcagtgtggaaagagtttgtcaaacaaaagcaaacttaagattcacatgatgatccacactggagagaaaccattcacatgcactcagtgtgggaagagtttcagccgatcatcacaccttaatcaacacatgatgattcataccagagagaaaccattcacatgcactcagtgtgggaagagttttgactgctcatcacaccttaatcgacacatgaggatccacactggagagaaaccatttccatgcactcagtgtgggaagagtttttactgctcattctcccttaatcgacacatgaggatccacactggagagaaaccattcacatgcactcagtgtaggaagagtttttactgctcattctcccttaatcgacacatgaggatccacactggagagaaaccatttgcatgcactcagtgtgggaagagttttacctgctcatcacaccttaatcaacacatgatgatccacactggagagaaaccatttacttgcactcagtgtgggaagagtttcagccaatcatcatctctTAATCAACAcgtgaggattcacactggagagaaaccattcacatgcactcagtgtgggaagagtttttacCGCTCATTCttccttaatcaacacatgaggatccacactggagagaaaccattcgcatgcactcagtgtgggaagagtttcagcctatcaacatcccttaattaccacatgaagatccacactgaagagagaccattcacatgcactcagtgtgggaagagttttatccggtcatcataccttaatctacacatgaggatacacactggagagaaaccattcacatgcagtcAGTGTGGCAGAAGTTTCatccaatcatcacaccttaatcaacacatgaggatccacactggagagaaaccattcgcatgcactcagtgtgggaagagtttcagcctatcaacatcccttaattaccacacgaggatccacactgaagatagaccattcacatgcactcggtgtgggaagagttttacccgctcatcacaccttaatcaacacatgaagaaaaaccattcaaatgcactcagtgtaggaagCGTTTTTACTGCTCATTCTCCCTTagtcgacacatga
- the LOC101887036 gene encoding uncharacterized protein isoform X1: MAFIKEESEDVKIEETFTVKQEDLQEQTDRIEENEGSKEEKHHVKTEEKNIFLKRNNKNRFTCTQCGKSLSNKSKLKIHMMIHTGEKPFTCTQCGKSFSRSSHLNQHMMIHTREKPFTCTQCGKSFDCSSHLNRHMRIHTGEKPFPCTQCGKSFYCSFSLNRHMRIHTGEKPFTCTQCRKSFYCSFSLNRHMRIHTGEKPFACTQCGKSFTCSSHLNQHMMIHTGEKPFTCTQCGKSFSQSSSLNQHVRIHTGEKPFTCTQCGKSFYRSFFLNQHMRIHTGEKPFACTQCGKSFSLSTSLNYHMKIHTEERPFTCTQCGKSFIRSSYLNLHMRIHTGEKPFTCSQCGRSFIQSSHLNQHMRIHTGEKPFACTQCGKSFSLSTSLNYHTRIHTEDRPFTCTRCGKSFTRSSHLNQHMKKNHSNALSVGSVFTAHSPLVDT, from the exons atggcatttattaaagaggagagtgaagatgtgaagattgaagagacattcacagtcaaacaggaagatctgcaggaacaaacag accgcattgaagagaatgaggggagtaaagaggagaaacatcatgtcaaaactgaggaaaaaaatatttttttgaaaaggaataacaagaatcgtttcacctgtactcagtgtggaaagagtttgtcaaacaaaagcaaacttaagattcacatgatgatccacactggagagaaaccattcacatgcactcagtgtgggaagagtttcagccgatcatcacaccttaatcaacacatgatgattcataccagagagaaaccattcacatgcactcagtgtgggaagagttttgactgctcatcacaccttaatcgacacatgaggatccacactggagagaaaccatttccatgcactcagtgtgggaagagtttttactgctcattctcccttaatcgacacatgaggatccacactggagagaaaccattcacatgcactcagtgtaggaagagtttttactgctcattctcccttaatcgacacatgaggatccacactggagagaaaccatttgcatgcactcagtgtgggaagagttttacctgctcatcacaccttaatcaacacatgatgatccacactggagagaaaccatttacttgcactcagtgtgggaagagtttcagccaatcatcatctctTAATCAACAcgtgaggattcacactggagagaaaccattcacatgcactcagtgtgggaagagtttttacCGCTCATTCttccttaatcaacacatgaggatccacactggagagaaaccattcgcatgcactcagtgtgggaagagtttcagcctatcaacatcccttaattaccacatgaagatccacactgaagagagaccattcacatgcactcagtgtgggaagagttttatccggtcatcataccttaatctacacatgaggatacacactggagagaaaccattcacatgcagtcAGTGTGGCAGAAGTTTCatccaatcatcacaccttaatcaacacatgaggatccacactggagagaaaccattcgcatgcactcagtgtgggaagagtttcagcctatcaacatcccttaattaccacacgaggatccacactgaagatagaccattcacatgcactcggtgtgggaagagttttacccgctcatcacaccttaatcaacacatgaagaaaaaccattcaaatgcactcagtgtaggaagCGTTTTTACTGCTCATTCTCCCTTagtcgacacatga
- the LOC101887036 gene encoding uncharacterized protein isoform X4: MMIHTGEKPFTCTQCGKSFSRSSHLNQHMMIHTREKPFTCTQCGKSFDCSSHLNRHMRIHTGEKPFPCTQCGKSFYCSFSLNRHMRIHTGEKPFTCTQCRKSFYCSFSLNRHMRIHTGEKPFACTQCGKSFTCSSHLNQHMMIHTGEKPFTCTQCGKSFSQSSSLNQHVRIHTGEKPFTCTQCGKSFYRSFFLNQHMRIHTGEKPFACTQCGKSFSLSTSLNYHMKIHTEERPFTCTQCGKSFIRSSYLNLHMRIHTGEKPFTCSQCGRSFIQSSHLNQHMRIHTGEKPFACTQCGKSFSLSTSLNYHTRIHTEDRPFTCTRCGKSFTRSSHLNQHMKKNHSNALSVGSVFTAHSPLVDT; this comes from the coding sequence atgatgatccacactggagagaaaccattcacatgcactcagtgtgggaagagtttcagccgatcatcacaccttaatcaacacatgatgattcataccagagagaaaccattcacatgcactcagtgtgggaagagttttgactgctcatcacaccttaatcgacacatgaggatccacactggagagaaaccatttccatgcactcagtgtgggaagagtttttactgctcattctcccttaatcgacacatgaggatccacactggagagaaaccattcacatgcactcagtgtaggaagagtttttactgctcattctcccttaatcgacacatgaggatccacactggagagaaaccatttgcatgcactcagtgtgggaagagttttacctgctcatcacaccttaatcaacacatgatgatccacactggagagaaaccatttacttgcactcagtgtgggaagagtttcagccaatcatcatctctTAATCAACAcgtgaggattcacactggagagaaaccattcacatgcactcagtgtgggaagagtttttacCGCTCATTCttccttaatcaacacatgaggatccacactggagagaaaccattcgcatgcactcagtgtgggaagagtttcagcctatcaacatcccttaattaccacatgaagatccacactgaagagagaccattcacatgcactcagtgtgggaagagttttatccggtcatcataccttaatctacacatgaggatacacactggagagaaaccattcacatgcagtcAGTGTGGCAGAAGTTTCatccaatcatcacaccttaatcaacacatgaggatccacactggagagaaaccattcgcatgcactcagtgtgggaagagtttcagcctatcaacatcccttaattaccacacgaggatccacactgaagatagaccattcacatgcactcggtgtgggaagagttttacccgctcatcacaccttaatcaacacatgaagaaaaaccattcaaatgcactcagtgtaggaagCGTTTTTACTGCTCATTCTCCCTTagtcgacacatga
- the LOC101882171 gene encoding uncharacterized protein isoform X2: protein MAFIKVESEDVKIEETFTVKQEDLQEQTDLMVLKEETHGQNEMDEKQQFEKPQEIMIDEKPTLTKKTSSHRRLRKSKFGCNFSCKQCRKSFSQKSNLDVHMRVHTREQPFTCEQCGKSFGQIQGFKAHMRTHTGERKFTCQKCGKSFYHAGNFAAHMRIHTGEKPFSCKQCGKSFCQKPNLDVHMRVHTGEKPYTCKQCGKSFSQIQNFKIHMRIHTGERPYTCQKCGKSFYHAGHFAEHMRTHTGEKSFSCKQCGKSFSKKLTLIAHMRAHTREKPYTCEQCGKSLGKKQDLYIHMRIHTGEKPYTCTECGRSFPHKSTLKHHMRIHTGEKPYTCTECGKSFALKSTLKHHMRTHTGEKPFTCAQCGKSFTTKTSLKNHMNGHTGTILFTCDQCGKSLTRKDSIKQHMETHSEKDRFKCSECGKGFKCKRSLSAHLKLHNGE from the coding sequence atctgatggtgctgaaagaagagactcatgGACAGAATGAAATGGATGAGAAACAGCAGTTTGAGAAACCCCAAGAAATAATGattgatgaaaaacccacactgactaaaaagacttcatcacacAGAAGACTTCGGAAATCCAAATTTGGGTGTAATTTCAGCTGCAAAcagtgtagaaagagtttcagtcaaaagtcaaaccttgatgttcacatgagagttcacactagggagCAACCTttcacctgcgaacagtgtggaaagagttttggtcaaaTACAAGGCTTTAAAgcccacatgagaactcacactggagagaggaagttcacatgccaaaagtgtggaaaaagcttttatcatgctggaaactttgcagcacacatgagaattcacactggggagaagcctttcagctgtaaacagtgtggaaagagtttctgtcaaaagccaaaccttgatgttcacatgagggttcacacaggggagaaaccttacacctgcaaacagtgtggaaagagttttagtcaaatacaaaactttaaaatccacatgagaattcacactggagagaggccgtacacatgccaaaaGTGTGGGAAAAGCTTTTATCATGCTGGACACTTTGCAGAACACATGAGAACTCATACTGGAGAGAAGtctttcagctgtaaacagtgtggaaagagtttcagtaaAAAGCTGACCCTGATTGCTCACATGAGAGCTCACActagggagaaaccttacacctgcgaacagtgtggaaagagtttaggtaaaaaacaagacctttacatccacatgaggattcacactggagagaaaccttacacatgcacagagtgtggtagaAGTTTTCCACATAAAAgcacactcaaacaccacatgaggattcacactggagagaaaccttacacatgcacagagtgtggtaaaagttttgcACTTAAAAgcacactcaaacaccacatgagaactcacactggagagaagccgtttacatgtgctcagtgtggaaagagtttcacaaccaaaactagcctcaagaaccacatgaatggtcacactggaaccatatTGTTTACATGTGATCAatgtggaaagagtctcacacgcaAAGACTCCATTAAGCAACACATGGAGACTCACTCAGAAAAGGATCGTTTtaaatgcagtgagtgtggaaagggctttaagTGTAAAAGAAGCCTCAGCGCTCACCTAAAGCTTCACAATGGGGAGTAG